In Hyalangium gracile, the sequence AGCGACGGGGGCTCGCCCCTGGGTGGCCCGAGCGGCATCGCGCCGGGTGGCCCGAACGGCATCCTGCCGGGCGAGCCCCACCCGAACGCGCCGACCAACCCGTTCGCCCAGCAGCTGAACGCGCTCCTCCAGAGCCTGTTCCAGCAGATCCAGGGCATGATGTCGTTCTGCGACCTGATGCCTCAGCGCAACTTCGGCTGCGATCCGTTCTGCGCGCCGGGGACCCAGGGCAACTGGATGGATCGCCGCCAGCAGCACCTGGGCAACAGCTTCGGCGACATCGGCACGATGCTGAACGCGTTCTCCCAGCTGGACTCGCTCAGCCGCAGCGTCCAGTCGTTCCGCCTCCCCTTCATGGTCTGATGCGGCACGTACGGACACTCCCATGACCGAGACCTCGCAGACTTCGAATGAGCCCGCGCCTCCAAGCCAGACCGAGCTGGCCCAGCGGCTCATCACCGGCGACATCACCCCGGCGCAGTTCCTGGGCCTGTCCCAGGAGCGGCTGTACGAGATCGCCACGGTCGGCCACCGGATGCTGGTGGACGAGCGGGCGGAGCAGGCGCTGGCCCTCTTCAAGGGGCTGGTGGCGGCGTCGCCCTACGACAGCGTCTTCCACTGCCACCTGGCCGCCGCGTATGTCCTGGCCGAGCGCTACCCCGAGGCGATGGAGGAGTACACGCTGGCGCTCCGGCTCAACATCGCCAACGTGGACGCGCTGGTGGGGCGCAGCGAGCTGTACCTGCGCGAGGGCAAGGTCGCCGAGGCCCTGACCGACATGCACGCCGCGCTCCAGCTGGACCCGAAGGCCGAGCGTGACTCGACTCAGCGTGCGCGCACCAACCTGCTGGTGCTCAAGGCCATGGCGGACGAGGCGGAGGCCGCCGAGACCCAGAAGCCCTGAGCGGCGGTGCCCGGTCACGCAGCTCACGCCCCGGGGATGGCCGCCTGTGTCCGGCCATCCTCGGGGTGACGCGGCGCGAGACGTCACCCTCCGGACCTGCGCGGAGCTCAGTGCACCGTGCGGGGGCGCGACTCTTCCTCGTCATCGAGTCGCTCGCGAGGGGTGTCGCCCCCCGCCAGCAGGTCGAGCAGGTCCTTCGTGGTCAGCCGCGCCGCGACATCCGTTCCCTCGAGCACTCCCGCCACCAGCGCGCGCTTGTCGGAATGGAGCGAGAGGATCTGCTCCTCGATCGTCCCACGGGCAATCAGGCGGTACACGGTCACCGGCCGAGTCTGCCCGATGCGGTGGGCCCGGTCCGTCGCTTGATCCTCGACCGCCGGGTTCCACCACGGATCCAGGTGGATGACATAGTCGGCGGCGGTGAGGTTGATGCCCGTGCCGCCCGCCTTGAGCGAGATGAGGAACAGGTCGCCCTCGCCGTCCTGGAACGCCTGGATGCGCTTCGCGCGTGTCGCCGCGGGCGTGGCTCCGTCGAGGTACTGGTAGGTGAAGCCCGCGCGCTTGAGCTCCTCCTGGACGAGCTCGAGGTGCGAGGTGAACTGGCTGAACACCAGCGCCCGGTGGCCCTCGCTGCGCAGCTCCTCCAGGAGCTCCAGAAGGCGGCGCATCTTGGAGGAGGAGATGCTCGACTGCGCGTCGTAGAGGCGCGGATGGGAGGCGAGCAGGCGCAGCCGCGTGAGCGCCGCGAGCACCTGGAAGCGCTGCTGCTCGTTGCGCAGGCCCTTGCCCTGGGTGCTGAGCTCGGCGACGGCCGCGAGCCGCGCGTCCTCGTACAGCGCCCACTCCTCCTCGGAGAGCGCCACGGGGACCTGGATCTCCGTGCGCGCCGGCAGCTCCCGCGCGACCTCCTGCTTCGTGCGGCGCAGCAGGAAGGGGCGGATGACCCGGGAGAGGGCGGCGCTCGCGTCAGGATCCTTGCCGCGCTCGATGGGGGAGGCGAAGCGCTCGCGGAACTGGTCCCAGCTGCCGAGCAGGCCCGGGAAGACGACGGCGAACAGGCTCCACAGCTCGCCGAGGTGGTTCTCGAGCGGCGTTCCCGAGAGCGCGGCGCGGAAGCCGGCGTTGAGCTGCCGCGCGGCACGGGCACGGCGGGTGGTGGGGTTCTTCAGCGCCTGCGCCTCATCGACGATGAGCGTCGCGAACGAGACGGCGGAGAGGCTCGCCGCGTCTCGCACGAGCAGGCCGTAGCTCACGATGAGCACGTCGTTCTTCTTGAGCTTCGCGAGGCACTTCACGCGGTCGGCCTGCTCCGCGTAGAGCACGGGGCGCAGGCTCGGTGCGAAGCGCTGCATCTCCTGGACCCAGTTGAAGGCGACCGAGGTCGGCGCGAGGACGAGGGCGGGGCCGAGCCGCGCCCGATCGAGCAGCAGGGCCAGCGCCTGCACCGTCTTGCCAAGCCCCATGTCGTCCGCGAGGCACGCTCCGGCGCCCCACGCCGCGACGCGACTGAGCCACGCATGGCCCTCCACCTGGTAGTCGCGCAGCGTGGTTCCCAGCGCGGCGGGGGGCTTCGGCTTGAGCGAGAGCGACGCGGCGAGGCGCTCCGTCAGCAGCCGCCAGGCTGGCGCGGCTTCGACGTCGGCTCCCGCGTCGCGCAGGGCGGTGATGGCGGGCACTGCTCCGGGAGAGAGCTCCACGCGGTTCTTCCCGAGGAAGGTGTGGTCGGCCACCGCGAGCAGGCGCTGTCGCAGGATGTCGCTGAGCTCGACCCACCGATGGCTGTCGAAGCGCACGAAGCGCTTCTGTCGCCGGGCCGCATCCAGGAGGACGGCCAGCTCGAGCCTTCCCGCCTCGACCTTCAGCTCGCCCTCGATGCCGAACCAGTCCCGCTTGCGCTCGACCTTGACCGTCAGGGCCTCCGGACCCACGGATGAGACGATGAAGGGCTTCTCATCGACCCACTCGACCTCGAGCCCCTGGGGCGGCTTGCGCAGCGCGGCGACGAGCTGCAGAGCCGACTCCGTGTCCCCCATCCGGAAGCAGAACGTCGGACCTTCCTCGGCCTCGCCCAGGGGGAGGGAGGAGATGGCCGCGCGGGCGCGCTCCTCCTCGCGCAGGAGCTGGCGGCGCACGTAGCCCCGCTCGCCGTCGCGCGAGAGCAGCACGTCGCGTGGGCCCACGCCGGGATGGAACAGCGGCGCGCCCGGGCCTGGCCGAACGAGCAGTTCGAGCTCGAGGGACACGTCGGGCAGGAGGCGCAGGCGGACGACGGTAACCATCTCCGTCTGGAGCTCGCGCCCCTTCAGCGTGGGCGGGACGACGAGGGGCAGGCGCGCTTCGAGGCGGGACAGGCGCTCGAGCAGCTGCTCGTGGCTCTCGGGAGGGAACTGGTCGCCGTGCTTCTCGAGCACGTTCCAGATCCGCCGTGCGTCCTCGTTCACGTCGATGAGCAGGCACCGGCGGCGCTGCTCGTCGACGGCCAGCAGCGGCTCTCCGGGAGAGAACGAGCGCAGCATCGCGCCCAGGAGCTTCGGGTTGAAGCGCTCTCCGTCGATGGAGGGCTCGAGGCGGATGTGGTTGTCGGCGGGGAGCGCGGTGAAGCCGAGGGGGGCGCGCTTCACCTCGAGCGGCTCCTCGGGGCGCAGCTCGAGCACGACGCGTGGATGACCGACGAGCGCGAGGAACGCCCGGGAGGGATAGGTGCCGGCCGAGCGTGAGGCGGGAGCCCAGGAGGCGAGGTGCTCGGCGACCTGGAGGTCGGTCTCGGAGAGCAGCTCGCGATGGTCCTCGAGCAGGCGGGCGGCGGTCATCCGCGCGCCGGGGCTCCAGGTGCCTCGGCGGGTCTGCTTCTTCACGAGCGGCGACACGGTCTGCGTCCCGAGCTCGTGCTCGATGCACCACCACACCTCGATGGAGGCGCGGGGCTTCGTCACCTCCACCTCGAACAGCTCGAGCTCCTTCAACGCACGGGCCCAGCTGGGGCTCAGCAGCTCCGCGGCGACGTTTCGTGCCTCGGCGACCCGGGAGGCGTCGTCGAGGAGATCGAGGGTCGTGTCGACGAGCGCGAGCGAGTGGACGCAGGCGCGTTGCCGGGTGCCGCAGTTGCACTCCACCCGGCCCTCGAAGCCTCCGGGGAACGTCAGCCGGGCCAGGACGCCGACGGTGCCGTAGTCCGGGCCTGCGCGGACGACGCGGTCGCGGTCCTTCCACGTGAGCGAGCACGTGACCGCATCGAAGCTCCAGGTCGCGGCGGCCCGCCGCTTGCGTGAGAGCGGAGACGCGTGAGGACGGAGCGTGCGGCGGACGTCGAGCAGGCGGGTCCACAGTGGAGCGAGCGCCGCATCCGGGAGGGACTCCCGACGTGCAGCCTCCTCGGAGAGCGCCCGCTCCACCGAGCTCGCCTCCTGCTGCAGGTAGGCCCACGTCGCCTCGGTGAGCGCCGTCTCCAGGCCACTCCCGCGTGCGCCGCCGTGGCGAAGCGCGCCTTCCCTGGAGCCGACATCACGGAGGGCCAGCCCATTGAGTGCATGGCGCAGCCCCTGGCGCCGCGCCTCATTGAGGGGCAGGTCCGAGAGGAGGACTTCGGCGGAGACCGCGAGTGCGTGCCGGACCTGGTGGGCTTCCGCCCAGCGCTCCATGTCGTTGCGCGTGGCGAACGGCCCTTCGCGTGAGCTGGTGGCGGTGCCGTTCGTCGGCTCGAGCGCCGAGCCGTTCCGAGCGAGGAACGCGAGGCTGAGCGCGACGGCGTGCTTGCAGACCGCTTCGCGGACCGGACACGTGCAGTGGCCCACGAGGGTGCCGCTGGGAGCCATGACGCGGACGCGGTACTGCGCCGTGCCGACGACGAGGCCATCGAGTGCGCCGTTCTCGAGGACGTAGGAGAGGACACGACCCTCACGCCAGTACGCTTCACCGCGAGCGAAGGCACTTCCGGCGGTCGCGCGGAGGTTCTCGGCGGTGAGCAGCGTGGACAGCGACATGGGGCGCAGACTCTAGCCGCGTCGCGGGTGCCAGGCAGGCTGTTCTGAACGCCCGGGAGGCTGCCTGCCTGCCTGCGCCGTCCAGGCCCCAGGGGCTCCGCGAGGTCGCGAGCTTCTGGGATTCCGGAGTAGGGGGCCTGTCGGTCGCGGTCTCCCCGAACTGGTACTACAAGCAGACCAGTTCGCGCCGTGTCGCTCCCGCCTCCGCGCTTCCGGGCCGCATCGGTAGCGGACTGTCGGCAGAGGGCCAATGGCATGAGGCGCCGGGCTACACTCCGGTCATGTCCCTCAAGTTGGTTCCTGGGCTGTACGAGCAGCTCGTCACGGTTCCTCTAGCCCGTCAGCTCCAGGGCACGCCTTCCGAGTTCGTCCAGCGCGAGGAACTCGACGCCGAGGACTCTGATGTCTTGCTCGCCCGGCATGTTCACGACCAGGTGCGCCATGCCCTCCGCGCCGTGACGGGAAGCGAAGAGGGACGTGTTGCCCTCGCCCGACAAGTCGCGCTCGTCAATGGCCTCATTGCCCAGCTCGGTCGGGAGGCGGGCCTGGAGACGGCTGCGCCGGTGGCTGAGGCCCACGAAGTGCTCCTCGCGCTGCTGGAGCGTCCCTCTCATCCCGGGCCACCTCGGCTTCCGGCACGCCCCGAGGTGCCGCTGAGCGCGAGCGCACTCCTGGTGAACGGCCCGACGCAGCCGCGCATTGGTACCGAGCTCCGACGCGAGCTGGAGTCCGCCGACGCGGTGGACCTGCTTTGCGCCTTCGTGAAGTGGCAGGGCTTCCGGGTGCAGGAGACGGAGTTTAAGTGCGAAACTCGAACTCAGCGCCCCACTCACGAGAACCTCAAACTGTTAGGTACTCTTGGAATTCTCTGCAGCAGTCTCCAGCATCTCTATCTCCTCGTTGGTCATGCCGTAAAGCGCATAAACTTCACGGTCAATCTGTGCGTCTGTTGAGGTGATTTGACGGTCAATGGCTGTCTGCTCGTGTGGTGTTTGCGCGGAGATTCGCTGGCGTTGAAGCTTAAGCATGTGTTCGACAAGAGTGACGATGCGATTGTGAGCACCTTGGTCTTTTGTCTGCTGCAACGAAAGCGCTGGCAGAGGTATCTGTGCGACTTGCCGTGCCTGAATCTCGGAAAAAGCTTTTTTTGACGACTTCAGGAAGGATACATAATAGAAATTTACGAGCTTGGAGTTCAAGATACCAAGCACATATTTGATACTCCAGTCGCATGCGGGCTTGGGGCTCACGACAACGATGGTGTTGAGCGCAAATCGCTGGCGATCGTCGAATGCGGCGATGATGCGGTCCCCAACCCGACGCATGAAGATCTTTTCCGGCAGCAAGAAGATGTCCTCGCGCTTGCAGCTGTGGATCTTGGACAGGTCGAACTTGAAGTAGTTCGGCGAATCGCTAGCAGCGTAGCGCGTGATGTGTCTTCCATCAAGAACCATCCGGTGTTTGGATGTCTTGGGGGCTGCGTCTAAACAGGCTGCGCGGTCGTGTTTTAGTGCGATGGCTTGATTGAAGTTGAGCATGTCCCCCATGCGAAGGGCGCTGGCTTCCATACGTTCTTTGATCTTGGTGGTCTTAACGTCTCCAGGAACGATGAAAGCGGCCTTATAGTTCTTCGATAGATTTGCTTGATGTGTCGATGATTGTCTGCTGATCGAGCCATTGCTGCTGATCCATCCAAACTGCACGACATTCTTCTGCTGAGAGTGCCTGCCGAGGACAAGGATGACGGTCTCGACAACAGCTCCAGCGAAAATTTGCCCCTGTGATTGGATGAGAGATTCGATTGATGTTGAGGTGATGAGTCGCTTGCGCAGTTCCTCATAACCTTCTTGGGTTAGGAGTGTGTTGGGGACGATGAAGGAAATTTTGCCCTCGGGTGACACCAGTTTCCGCGCTTGTTCAATAAAGAAGGCAAAAGTATTTAGACGTCCGCCAGAGAGGGTGTATCGATGTTTTAGGTAGGAGTTTACCGTGTCTTCCCTGAAGTCTTCCATTGAGAGTTGGACATATGGTGGATTCCCAATTATTGCGTTAAAACCACCGGCTCGCATAATTTGCGGAAAGCCGCCTGGGCCATCCCAGTCAAAGGCGTTTATGCGAAGGCGAGCATCCAAGTCCAATTCAGGGATATTGCTTTGGGCGTAGAAATCAGAGGAGACAAGGGAGTTGCCGCATTTGATGTTTTCACTGAGGTCCGGCAGAACGCGCTCGTGGATGAGTTCTCGTTGAAGACTTTGTGCGGTTTCTCCTTCAAGCACCTTCAATAGCAAAGAGAGTTTCGTGACCTCGACAGCCTGTGCGTCGATGTCAACGCCGTAGATGTGGGCCAGCAGGATGCGCTTGCGCTCAGTTGTGGTGAGATGCCAGCCACCACCGGGAGCAGCCATTAGGGCGGGAGCCTTTCCTTTGGACCACTTCTGAGGATCGTTTATGCTATACCATTGCTGATACCAGTCAAGCAGGAATTGATAGGCCCCAATGAGAAAGGAGCCTGATCCACAAGCGGGGTCAAGCACACGGAGGTGGGCGATGTGTTTCGGCGATTTCCCCTCAATAAGCTTGCGGACGGTCTGCTGGACAATGTGTGTGACAATATAGGTGGGAGTATAATAGACGCCACCTGCTTTCCTGACTTCCGGCTTATCCTCCACGACAACTCGGTGGCTGTCGGTGAGGCGAATAACCTTCCCTAGGAATTGCTCATATACTTGGCCGAGTATGTCGGCGCTGAGCATACGGAACTCATAGGGGCTCTCTGGGTAATAGAGGCCACGAATGATCTGCTTAAGCAGAAGATCATCTACGTTGAGTCTGAGGGTGAGAGAGTCAGGGGGTTCGTGGCGTCCCTTTTCCGGCTTGAAGTGGAAGAGTCCAGAATTGTATCGGTCATCTGCTTGCTGAAACAGATGTACAAGATGCGAGTAGATGCCGGGACGGTCAGAAATGCTGTGAAGGCGCTTGTAGTCTTCAATGCCGCGATCTTCGCAGATTCGGAGGAAAACGATACGGTCCAAAATGCGCTGAACAGCGAAGTTCAGTTCGCGCTGGGTGAGTCCCGGGTTCCGCAGTGCTAGGTTCTTCGCGAGGTCAGCACGCCATCCTTCTATGGTGCCCAAGAAGTCGGCGTCCACCTCGGCAGTGCCGCGCTTGGTTTTATTGGTGTCGGCAAATTTGTCGAAGGAGCCTTTTAGGATAGCCTCACGCGAGAATATGGATTCGATCCAATCCCATTTCTCCGCATACTCGTCAAAGCGGCAGTAGAAGATACGGGCCTTGCTGGCTGGGTCGTCCTGAGAGGGCTTTATACGGCAATCATAGACGGCTAGTTCTTCAAAGTCCGTAAGAATTGAGAGTGGGAGTTTTGCGCTCCACGCATAGCGGCGAAGCTGGTAAGCAGGCGAGACGTCCTCTTTGATTCGAACGGAAGGCCTCTTGGCCTCCACGAAGAACTTGCGAGTGCCGCCAATCCGGAAACCGTAATCGGGGGCTTTCAATGCTCCTGAGATCTTGACTTGGTCTTCATGAACAACATCGCGGTAGGCCTCAGCGTAGCCTTGCTCATTGTCCATGTCCCAACCAAGGGCTTTGAAGAATGGGTCAAGGAAATCACGCCGTAGCTGGGTTTCGTTGTAGGATCCAGTCTTGTAGGCTTCGACATGGTCCCCAAAGCGGGCGACGAGATCGAGAATGGTTGTAGGGGCAGGCATGACCACAAGCTAGCACCAAACGTCCAGCCGCTGTCGACGGAACATCTTCTTGGGCGGCTAGTAGAGTGTCTGACAAGATCGTGAACTGCTTGGGTACTATCTCGGCGAGGCGAGCCCTGAACACCGACCA encodes:
- a CDS encoding DEAD/DEAH box helicase, whose translation is MSLSTLLTAENLRATAGSAFARGEAYWREGRVLSYVLENGALDGLVVGTAQYRVRVMAPSGTLVGHCTCPVREAVCKHAVALSLAFLARNGSALEPTNGTATSSREGPFATRNDMERWAEAHQVRHALAVSAEVLLSDLPLNEARRQGLRHALNGLALRDVGSREGALRHGGARGSGLETALTEATWAYLQQEASSVERALSEEAARRESLPDAALAPLWTRLLDVRRTLRPHASPLSRKRRAAATWSFDAVTCSLTWKDRDRVVRAGPDYGTVGVLARLTFPGGFEGRVECNCGTRQRACVHSLALVDTTLDLLDDASRVAEARNVAAELLSPSWARALKELELFEVEVTKPRASIEVWWCIEHELGTQTVSPLVKKQTRRGTWSPGARMTAARLLEDHRELLSETDLQVAEHLASWAPASRSAGTYPSRAFLALVGHPRVVLELRPEEPLEVKRAPLGFTALPADNHIRLEPSIDGERFNPKLLGAMLRSFSPGEPLLAVDEQRRRCLLIDVNEDARRIWNVLEKHGDQFPPESHEQLLERLSRLEARLPLVVPPTLKGRELQTEMVTVVRLRLLPDVSLELELLVRPGPGAPLFHPGVGPRDVLLSRDGERGYVRRQLLREEERARAAISSLPLGEAEEGPTFCFRMGDTESALQLVAALRKPPQGLEVEWVDEKPFIVSSVGPEALTVKVERKRDWFGIEGELKVEAGRLELAVLLDAARRQKRFVRFDSHRWVELSDILRQRLLAVADHTFLGKNRVELSPGAVPAITALRDAGADVEAAPAWRLLTERLAASLSLKPKPPAALGTTLRDYQVEGHAWLSRVAAWGAGACLADDMGLGKTVQALALLLDRARLGPALVLAPTSVAFNWVQEMQRFAPSLRPVLYAEQADRVKCLAKLKKNDVLIVSYGLLVRDAASLSAVSFATLIVDEAQALKNPTTRRARAARQLNAGFRAALSGTPLENHLGELWSLFAVVFPGLLGSWDQFRERFASPIERGKDPDASAALSRVIRPFLLRRTKQEVARELPARTEIQVPVALSEEEWALYEDARLAAVAELSTQGKGLRNEQQRFQVLAALTRLRLLASHPRLYDAQSSISSSKMRRLLELLEELRSEGHRALVFSQFTSHLELVQEELKRAGFTYQYLDGATPAATRAKRIQAFQDGEGDLFLISLKAGGTGINLTAADYVIHLDPWWNPAVEDQATDRAHRIGQTRPVTVYRLIARGTIEEQILSLHSDKRALVAGVLEGTDVAARLTTKDLLDLLAGGDTPRERLDDEEESRPRTVH
- a CDS encoding Eco57I restriction-modification methylase domain-containing protein, with the translated sequence MPAPTTILDLVARFGDHVEAYKTGSYNETQLRRDFLDPFFKALGWDMDNEQGYAEAYRDVVHEDQVKISGALKAPDYGFRIGGTRKFFVEAKRPSVRIKEDVSPAYQLRRYAWSAKLPLSILTDFEELAVYDCRIKPSQDDPASKARIFYCRFDEYAEKWDWIESIFSREAILKGSFDKFADTNKTKRGTAEVDADFLGTIEGWRADLAKNLALRNPGLTQRELNFAVQRILDRIVFLRICEDRGIEDYKRLHSISDRPGIYSHLVHLFQQADDRYNSGLFHFKPEKGRHEPPDSLTLRLNVDDLLLKQIIRGLYYPESPYEFRMLSADILGQVYEQFLGKVIRLTDSHRVVVEDKPEVRKAGGVYYTPTYIVTHIVQQTVRKLIEGKSPKHIAHLRVLDPACGSGSFLIGAYQFLLDWYQQWYSINDPQKWSKGKAPALMAAPGGGWHLTTTERKRILLAHIYGVDIDAQAVEVTKLSLLLKVLEGETAQSLQRELIHERVLPDLSENIKCGNSLVSSDFYAQSNIPELDLDARLRINAFDWDGPGGFPQIMRAGGFNAIIGNPPYVQLSMEDFREDTVNSYLKHRYTLSGGRLNTFAFFIEQARKLVSPEGKISFIVPNTLLTQEGYEELRKRLITSTSIESLIQSQGQIFAGAVVETVILVLGRHSQQKNVVQFGWISSNGSISRQSSTHQANLSKNYKAAFIVPGDVKTTKIKERMEASALRMGDMLNFNQAIALKHDRAACLDAAPKTSKHRMVLDGRHITRYAASDSPNYFKFDLSKIHSCKREDIFLLPEKIFMRRVGDRIIAAFDDRQRFALNTIVVVSPKPACDWSIKYVLGILNSKLVNFYYVSFLKSSKKAFSEIQARQVAQIPLPALSLQQTKDQGAHNRIVTLVEHMLKLQRQRISAQTPHEQTAIDRQITSTDAQIDREVYALYGMTNEEIEMLETAAENSKST